The Roseimicrobium gellanilyticum genome contains a region encoding:
- a CDS encoding four helix bundle protein gives MANIRSFRDLIVWQKSMDATMEVFELSKKWPPEERFSLTDQIRRSSRSVPANISEAWRKRRYPAAWVSKLNDAEGESAETQTHLEIARRCTYITETDRARLDSLYEEILAMLVTMIDQPEKWAIR, from the coding sequence ATGGCAAACATTCGTTCGTTCCGGGATTTGATTGTTTGGCAGAAATCCATGGATGCTACCATGGAGGTATTCGAACTTTCCAAGAAATGGCCTCCAGAGGAGAGGTTTTCCCTGACCGACCAGATACGACGCTCGTCACGGTCTGTACCGGCGAACATTTCGGAAGCCTGGCGCAAGCGTCGCTACCCAGCAGCTTGGGTAAGCAAACTCAACGATGCCGAAGGTGAGTCCGCGGAAACCCAAACCCATCTGGAAATCGCCCGTCGCTGCACTTACATCACGGAAACCGACCGGGCACGGCTCGATTCCCTCTACGAAGAAATCCTCGCCATGCTGGTGACCATGATTGACCAGCCGGAAAAGTGGGCCATCCGTTGA
- the lepA gene encoding translation elongation factor 4, with protein MPISLTRNFSIIAHIDHGKTTLSDRLLESTKTISDREKQDQLLDAMDLERERGITIKAHPVTMNYKAKDGKTYKLNLLDTPGHVDFSYEVSRSLAACEGALLLVDASQGVEAQTVANLNLAMQQNLHVIPVINKIDLPSADLDKCKRQLEDILQLPADEAVPASAKMGIGITDILEAIIRLVPPPKDPHDGYLRASVFDSVFDPYRGVVSYVRVMGGTIARGLKIRMMSTGLDYEVKEVGVFKPKMVATEKLHPGDVGYLIANVKSTADVKIGDTVTEMRHPAPTPLPGFKEIHPLVFSGIYPVSSEDFEALKMAVGKLQINDAAFTFMAESSAALGFGFRCGFLGLLHMEIVQERLRREFNMDVISTYPSVIYEVTKTDGEEMLVDNPCFLPPTQMIAEIREPMVKIFLMVPNEYIGDMMQLVMDKRGSVDHTETLDDNRVMLHCVLPLNEILVDFNDKLKSITRGYGSMDYEHAGYQASDLVKMDMLIAGEPVDAFACIVHRSKAESRGRALAGKLKEVIPQQLFVVAIQAAIGGKVIARESISALRKDVTAKCYGGDITRKRKLLEKQKEGKKRMKAVGRVNIPQEAFIEVLKTGG; from the coding sequence ATGCCCATTTCCCTCACTCGTAATTTCTCCATCATCGCCCACATCGACCACGGGAAGACCACGCTCTCCGACCGGCTGCTGGAATCCACCAAGACCATCTCCGACCGCGAGAAGCAGGACCAGCTCCTGGACGCGATGGATCTGGAGCGTGAGCGTGGCATCACCATCAAGGCCCACCCGGTCACGATGAACTACAAGGCGAAGGACGGGAAGACCTACAAGCTCAACCTGCTGGACACTCCCGGCCACGTGGACTTCAGCTATGAAGTGAGCCGCTCCCTCGCCGCGTGTGAAGGCGCGCTGCTCCTTGTGGACGCATCCCAGGGCGTGGAAGCCCAGACCGTGGCGAACCTGAACCTGGCGATGCAGCAGAACCTGCACGTCATCCCGGTCATCAACAAGATCGACCTGCCCAGCGCGGACCTCGACAAGTGCAAGCGCCAGCTTGAGGACATCCTCCAGCTCCCTGCGGACGAAGCCGTGCCTGCCAGCGCGAAGATGGGCATCGGCATCACCGATATTCTGGAGGCCATCATCCGCCTCGTTCCCCCGCCGAAGGATCCGCATGACGGCTACCTGCGTGCGTCGGTGTTCGACTCCGTTTTCGACCCCTATCGCGGCGTGGTTTCCTACGTGCGCGTCATGGGCGGCACCATCGCCCGCGGATTGAAGATCCGCATGATGTCCACCGGCCTGGATTACGAAGTGAAGGAAGTCGGCGTCTTCAAGCCGAAGATGGTCGCCACGGAAAAGCTCCACCCCGGCGATGTGGGCTACCTGATCGCCAACGTGAAGTCCACTGCGGACGTGAAGATTGGTGACACCGTCACTGAGATGCGCCATCCCGCGCCGACGCCGCTGCCCGGCTTCAAGGAGATTCACCCGCTTGTGTTCAGCGGCATCTACCCCGTGAGCTCGGAGGACTTCGAGGCCCTGAAGATGGCCGTGGGTAAGCTGCAGATCAATGATGCCGCCTTCACCTTCATGGCGGAGAGCAGCGCCGCGCTGGGCTTTGGCTTCCGCTGCGGCTTCCTCGGCCTGCTGCACATGGAAATCGTGCAGGAGCGCCTGCGCCGCGAGTTCAACATGGACGTCATCTCGACGTACCCGAGCGTTATTTACGAAGTCACGAAGACGGACGGTGAAGAGATGCTGGTGGACAATCCCTGCTTCCTCCCGCCCACGCAGATGATTGCGGAAATCCGCGAGCCCATGGTGAAAATCTTCCTCATGGTGCCGAATGAATACATCGGCGACATGATGCAGCTCGTCATGGACAAGCGCGGCAGCGTGGATCACACCGAGACCCTGGATGACAATCGCGTGATGCTGCACTGCGTGCTTCCGCTGAATGAAATCCTCGTGGACTTCAACGACAAGCTCAAGAGCATCACCCGCGGCTATGGCAGCATGGACTACGAGCACGCTGGCTACCAGGCCAGCGACCTCGTGAAGATGGACATGCTCATCGCCGGCGAGCCCGTGGACGCCTTCGCGTGCATCGTGCACCGCAGCAAGGCCGAGTCCCGTGGCCGCGCCCTTGCGGGCAAGTTGAAGGAAGTAATTCCCCAGCAGCTCTTCGTCGTCGCCATCCAGGCTGCGATTGGTGGCAAGGTCATCGCGCGTGAAAGCATCAGCGCCCTGCGCAAGGACGTGACCGCCAAGTGCTACGGCGGTGACATCACCCGTAAGCGCAAGCTGCTTGAAAAGCAGAAGGAAGGCAAGAAGCGCATGAAGGCCGTGGGACGTGTGAACATCCCGCAGGAGGCGTTCATTGAGGTGCTGAAGACAGGAGGCTAG
- a CDS encoding class I fructose-bisphosphate aldolase: MSRQENLDTFFRDGKTVILPIDHGVAIPVPELSNPFQLIEDVNPYVDGYVLNLGLALRTGDLLTGKGICLRTDVYNTRITGRGAGSINVYGLGEAEMVGATAVMNMLYPGAENEETVTQNCADLISESLDVDLPVILETLPVGLGQREHYTVEKIGFAVRLAAELGADVIKTAYPVNGTSDDFKRIVENAFGVPVIVLGGAAMNSDLDLLSMVHDAMKAGAVGIAIGRNVWQHKSPVAIARSLSAIVHEGAKVEEALTLLKEPI, from the coding sequence ATGAGCCGCCAAGAAAATCTCGATACCTTCTTCCGCGACGGCAAGACCGTCATCCTTCCCATTGACCATGGCGTGGCCATTCCAGTGCCAGAGCTGAGCAACCCTTTCCAGCTCATCGAGGATGTGAACCCCTATGTGGACGGCTATGTGCTGAATCTGGGCCTGGCTTTGCGTACCGGCGACCTGCTCACGGGCAAGGGTATCTGCCTCCGCACGGACGTGTACAATACCCGCATCACCGGTCGCGGCGCAGGCAGCATCAATGTGTACGGCCTCGGCGAGGCGGAAATGGTGGGCGCCACGGCGGTGATGAACATGCTCTACCCCGGAGCGGAAAACGAAGAGACCGTGACCCAGAATTGTGCGGACCTCATCAGTGAGAGCCTCGACGTGGATCTGCCCGTGATTCTTGAGACGCTCCCGGTCGGTCTCGGCCAGCGCGAGCACTACACGGTGGAGAAGATTGGCTTTGCCGTGCGCCTCGCGGCGGAACTCGGCGCGGACGTCATCAAGACGGCCTACCCGGTGAATGGTACCTCGGACGACTTCAAGCGCATCGTGGAGAACGCTTTTGGTGTGCCAGTGATTGTGCTCGGCGGCGCAGCGATGAACAGCGACCTCGACCTGCTCTCCATGGTGCATGACGCCATGAAGGCCGGCGCGGTGGGCATCGCCATCGGTCGCAATGTGTGGCAGCACAAGTCCCCGGTCGCCATTGCACGCAGCCTTTCGGCCATTGTGCATGAAGGCGCGAAGGTGGAAGAGGCGCTCACCCTGCTGAAGGAGCCGATCTAA
- a CDS encoding hydantoinase B/oxoprolinase family protein, whose translation MWRIAADTGGTFTDCHGIAPDGQEHRVKVLSTGCLRATIREVIAPGTLVLQGKWDVPADFFRGFAVRPVSRADADARVRGSHERGSDTLLQLDTTDVSTPSLFTTEAAVELTTGEAAPVLGARLLTRTAPGAVFPLVHFRLATTRATNALLERKGSRVAFFITEGFGDLLLIGDQRRRHLFALKHEPREVHYDTLHEVSERLDATGRAITTLDAEALRAAARQCVQSGITTAAVSLLHSDVNPTHEQQVRDILLESGFTHVSLSSELAPFIRILPRAQSAVANAYLTGPVSQFITDVRSPLPQGGSSTLLMMTSAAGLEPASSIKPKDLLLSGPAAGVLGALHAAQRLGYQRIITFDMGGTSTDVARLDGAVGYRFTQAVGGITLLSPSVAIETVAAGGGSICAWTPQGLAVGPKSAGSDPGPACCGKGGPLTVTDVNLLLGRFDPARAPIPLSREAAESRLTELLQTVNDEAHRGLSREELLKQLLALATERMADAIRKISVLEGYRPSDYALLAFGGAGPQHACDVAENLGITTILAPHHAGILSAVGLQEALPERFAEKQVLRLLDDTAANVPALLHELKTSAATQLASVTAQAHSQQEPSFPHPAIFRQLAELRVKGQETPLQIEFEDPGTLHSAFAQRYTHLFGYTPPAGKPVELVSLRVIARSACADEWTKLEQKTPPEIDGPQLVQDAFSTLVISSGWRGTDHPGTGWILRKATASPSTDEKSIPPDLMRHRFTSIVEDMGALLRRTALSTNIRERLDFSCALLDADGRLVVSAPHIPVHLGALGVCVREVLKGCELREGDTIITNHPAFGGSHLPDVTLITPVHDDTHRLLGFVANRAHHAEIGGKSPGSMPANATSLVEEGVVIPPMILRRNGVVHLDEMRALLTQAPYPTRGVEDNLADLQAQLAANLLGADRLRELAQAADTTESMQWLLRESRQLMRRFLDSIPEGNAEESLDDGHLIRVALRKEGERLQLDFTGTSAQHPANLNATPAILRSAVLYVLRLALQEDLPLNEGLLEDVDVILPEGSFLSPVFSDDPSHCPAVVGGNTEVSQRVVDTLLKALKLQACSQGTMNNFLFGNARFGYYETLCGGTGAGPGFHGSDAVHSHMTNTAITDPEIIERRYPVRLRQFAIRRYSGGSGVWHGGNGILREVEFLEPLTISLLTQHRKVEPYGVEGGGTGMRGKQTLLHANGSEEVLPSSVTRDVKPGERVRIETPGGGAWGSAVVSGVAV comes from the coding sequence ATGTGGCGGATAGCAGCGGACACCGGCGGCACATTTACCGATTGCCACGGTATCGCGCCAGATGGCCAAGAGCATCGCGTGAAGGTGCTTTCCACCGGATGCTTGCGCGCCACGATTCGCGAGGTCATCGCGCCCGGCACTCTGGTGCTGCAGGGAAAGTGGGACGTGCCGGCGGACTTCTTCCGCGGATTCGCGGTGCGTCCTGTTTCGCGCGCCGATGCAGACGCGCGAGTCCGAGGCTCACACGAGCGTGGGAGTGACACGCTGCTGCAACTCGACACGACTGACGTCTCCACCCCCAGCCTCTTCACTACAGAAGCCGCGGTGGAACTGACCACGGGTGAAGCCGCTCCCGTGCTTGGCGCAAGGCTCCTCACCCGCACCGCACCCGGTGCCGTCTTCCCTCTGGTACACTTTCGCCTCGCCACCACGCGTGCCACCAATGCCCTGCTGGAACGCAAGGGTTCCCGCGTGGCCTTCTTCATCACCGAGGGATTTGGCGATCTGCTTTTGATTGGCGACCAGCGCCGCCGTCATCTTTTCGCACTGAAGCACGAGCCGCGTGAGGTCCACTATGACACCTTGCACGAGGTATCAGAACGCCTGGATGCCACGGGAAGGGCCATCACCACCTTAGATGCTGAAGCCCTGCGCGCTGCCGCCAGGCAATGCGTGCAATCAGGCATCACCACCGCAGCCGTGAGTCTGTTGCACAGTGACGTGAATCCCACGCACGAGCAACAGGTGCGGGACATTCTTCTTGAGTCAGGCTTCACTCACGTCTCACTCAGCAGCGAGCTCGCACCTTTCATCCGCATCCTGCCGCGGGCCCAAAGCGCCGTGGCGAATGCCTACCTCACGGGACCCGTCTCGCAATTCATCACCGATGTCAGATCTCCCCTGCCACAAGGCGGATCGAGCACGCTGCTCATGATGACGAGTGCCGCGGGACTGGAGCCCGCCTCCAGCATCAAGCCGAAGGACCTGCTCTTGAGCGGACCTGCCGCTGGCGTGCTCGGTGCCCTGCATGCGGCGCAACGTCTCGGCTACCAGCGCATCATCACATTCGACATGGGTGGCACCAGCACAGATGTCGCACGGCTCGATGGGGCGGTGGGCTATCGCTTCACGCAAGCCGTGGGTGGCATCACGTTGCTAAGCCCCAGTGTGGCAATCGAAACGGTGGCCGCCGGAGGCGGCTCCATTTGCGCATGGACTCCGCAAGGCCTCGCTGTGGGTCCCAAAAGCGCGGGCTCCGACCCAGGTCCTGCCTGCTGTGGAAAGGGTGGGCCTCTCACGGTCACCGACGTGAACCTGCTGCTGGGACGCTTTGATCCTGCGCGGGCGCCCATTCCCCTGAGTCGCGAAGCTGCCGAATCACGCCTCACCGAACTGTTGCAAACGGTAAATGACGAGGCCCATCGCGGCCTCTCCCGCGAGGAACTGCTGAAGCAACTCCTCGCCCTCGCTACCGAACGCATGGCGGATGCCATCCGGAAAATCTCCGTGCTGGAAGGATACCGTCCGTCCGACTACGCACTCCTCGCCTTCGGCGGAGCAGGACCGCAACACGCGTGCGACGTCGCCGAGAATCTTGGCATCACCACCATCCTCGCACCGCATCATGCAGGCATCCTCAGTGCTGTTGGCCTTCAGGAAGCGCTGCCGGAAAGATTCGCGGAAAAGCAGGTGCTGCGTCTGCTCGATGACACTGCTGCCAATGTGCCCGCTCTCCTCCACGAATTGAAGACGAGCGCCGCAACTCAGCTCGCCTCCGTCACCGCACAGGCGCACTCGCAACAGGAACCATCGTTCCCGCACCCTGCCATTTTTCGGCAGCTCGCGGAACTGCGCGTGAAAGGTCAGGAAACACCACTGCAGATCGAGTTTGAAGATCCCGGCACACTGCACAGCGCATTTGCACAGCGTTATACCCATCTCTTCGGCTACACACCGCCTGCAGGGAAACCCGTGGAGTTGGTCAGTCTCCGTGTCATTGCACGAAGTGCCTGCGCAGATGAATGGACCAAACTCGAGCAAAAGACGCCCCCTGAAATCGACGGGCCGCAGCTTGTGCAAGATGCCTTCAGCACGCTGGTGATCAGCAGCGGCTGGCGCGGCACAGACCATCCTGGCACGGGTTGGATTCTCCGCAAGGCAACTGCCTCACCCAGCACTGACGAGAAAAGCATTCCGCCGGATCTCATGCGCCACCGTTTCACGAGCATCGTGGAAGACATGGGTGCCCTGCTGCGACGTACCGCACTCTCCACAAACATCCGTGAGCGCCTCGACTTCTCCTGCGCGTTGCTGGATGCCGATGGCCGTCTCGTCGTAAGTGCTCCGCACATTCCCGTGCATCTCGGTGCGCTCGGCGTGTGCGTGCGTGAGGTGCTGAAAGGCTGCGAGCTTCGCGAGGGAGATACCATCATTACAAATCATCCTGCCTTCGGCGGCTCGCACCTTCCTGATGTCACCCTCATCACGCCGGTGCATGATGACACGCACCGCCTGTTGGGCTTTGTGGCAAACCGCGCCCACCACGCAGAAATCGGAGGCAAATCTCCCGGCTCCATGCCTGCCAATGCCACCTCACTCGTGGAGGAAGGCGTGGTCATTCCTCCGATGATTCTGCGACGCAATGGCGTGGTGCATCTGGATGAGATGCGGGCACTCCTCACTCAAGCGCCGTATCCCACACGTGGCGTGGAAGATAATCTTGCGGATCTTCAGGCACAACTCGCTGCCAACCTGCTCGGCGCAGATCGTCTGCGTGAACTCGCGCAAGCAGCAGATACAACAGAATCCATGCAGTGGCTGCTCCGCGAATCCCGACAGCTCATGCGGCGCTTCCTCGATTCCATTCCCGAAGGAAACGCGGAGGAATCTCTCGATGACGGCCACCTCATCCGTGTCGCCTTGCGGAAGGAAGGCGAACGCTTGCAACTCGACTTCACCGGCACCTCCGCCCAGCATCCCGCGAATCTGAACGCCACACCCGCCATCCTGCGCAGCGCGGTGCTCTACGTCCTGCGACTCGCATTGCAGGAAGACCTGCCGCTTAATGAAGGCCTGCTGGAGGATGTGGATGTCATCCTCCCCGAAGGCTCCTTTCTGAGCCCCGTCTTCTCAGATGATCCGTCACACTGCCCCGCGGTAGTGGGCGGCAATACCGAAGTGAGCCAGCGCGTTGTCGACACCCTGCTCAAGGCACTGAAGCTCCAGGCCTGCAGCCAGGGCACGATGAACAACTTCCTCTTCGGCAACGCCCGTTTCGGCTACTACGAGACGCTCTGTGGCGGCACGGGAGCAGGCCCGGGATTCCACGGCAGTGATGCCGTGCATTCGCACATGACGAACACGGCCATCACGGATCCGGAGATCATCGAGCGGAGGTATCCCGTGCGCCTGCGGCAGTTCGCCATCCGCCGTTACTCCGGGGGCAGTGGGGTGTGGCATGGAGGGAATGGCATTCTGCGTGAAGTGGAGTTCCTGGAGCCGCTCACGATTTCGCTACTCACCCAGCATCGGAAAGTAGAGCCTTATGGTGTGGAAGGCGGCGGCACCGGCATGCGTGGCAAGCAGACACTGCTGCACGCAAATGGCAGCGAAGAGGTACTGCCTTCGAGCGTAACGCGCGACGTGAAGCCCGGAGAGCGTGTCCGCATTGAGACACCGGGTGGAGGCGCGTGGGGAAGTGCTGTTGTCTCAGGAGTTGCAGTCTGA
- a CDS encoding DUF4838 domain-containing protein — protein sequence MNLLHRILLLTVSLAVLGVGRVNAVDFVLASKGVTPAPILVPKDAPPRTKEAAEELARCIEKMTGARPQVVEGAPAEMPARAIWVGYQPAVKSAFPKVDFEFKHPEEILIVANDRHVVIAGRDRWIPGGKVVKNRERKTIVVQQESGTANAVYTFLQDKLGVRWFWPGELGEDVVKSEEIKIAPMEYRYHPTIVGRSGVFHYSNQTDVGYGRSQDWTLHQRLMLDSFPMEGGHGFGDWWDRYHKTHPEIFALQPDGTRSGFPNPRTVKLCASNPKVWELWLKQVEEELAKDPGQTLFNASPNDGWSSGHCVCKDCSAWDHPDGEPRVFNWYKQNAQRPALSDRDVTFANKLAGLLEQKYPGKGYQVMMLSYGHSRPAPMAARPAKNVVIASVANFLGRTGLVDRGSTRGDTYRQQWDAWTKVTSELLWRPNTGSPAGWQQGLPDLSLQQTVSDLKSVAAAGCKGIFIDGVWEHWATMGPQYYVMGQLVWNPSLDAEILWQDYYSRAFGPAASQVRAYYEGIEKARMVFTAENLEADVFEFPKLYTPELLHASQTKLDAAKAAASSGDEVYQKRVAFVQAGLTYTTLTMENIRLMEGYWKKKDPAVAAKVLENWKEVERVIAAHPHAINGGPVRAQTPRMAGLHPEFPITKKKKTVKKVVDDLDAN from the coding sequence ATGAACCTTCTGCATCGCATCCTTCTCCTCACTGTTTCATTGGCTGTTCTTGGTGTCGGTCGTGTGAACGCCGTTGATTTTGTTCTGGCATCCAAGGGGGTGACGCCTGCTCCCATTCTGGTGCCAAAGGATGCGCCACCGCGAACGAAGGAGGCAGCGGAGGAACTGGCTCGGTGCATCGAGAAGATGACCGGTGCGAGGCCTCAAGTGGTAGAAGGAGCTCCAGCAGAGATGCCAGCGCGCGCCATCTGGGTGGGATACCAACCCGCGGTGAAGTCTGCGTTCCCCAAGGTGGATTTCGAATTCAAGCACCCGGAGGAAATCCTGATTGTTGCGAATGACAGGCATGTGGTCATCGCAGGGCGCGATCGCTGGATTCCTGGAGGAAAGGTCGTGAAGAATCGCGAGCGCAAGACCATTGTTGTGCAGCAGGAGTCCGGCACGGCGAATGCGGTGTACACCTTTCTGCAAGACAAGCTGGGCGTGCGCTGGTTCTGGCCGGGTGAATTGGGTGAGGATGTGGTGAAGAGCGAGGAAATCAAAATCGCTCCGATGGAGTACCGCTATCATCCCACCATCGTGGGGCGCTCCGGCGTGTTTCATTACTCGAATCAGACGGACGTGGGCTATGGCCGTTCGCAGGACTGGACGCTGCATCAGCGGCTCATGCTCGATTCCTTTCCCATGGAAGGTGGGCATGGGTTCGGCGACTGGTGGGATCGCTATCACAAAACGCATCCGGAAATTTTCGCGCTACAGCCGGATGGCACGCGAAGCGGCTTCCCGAATCCGCGCACGGTGAAGCTGTGTGCATCCAATCCGAAAGTGTGGGAGCTGTGGTTGAAGCAAGTGGAGGAGGAACTCGCGAAAGACCCGGGCCAGACTCTGTTCAATGCCTCGCCGAACGACGGCTGGTCCAGCGGTCACTGTGTGTGCAAGGACTGCTCGGCGTGGGATCATCCCGATGGCGAGCCGCGGGTTTTCAACTGGTACAAGCAGAATGCTCAGCGCCCGGCGTTGTCGGATCGCGATGTGACCTTTGCGAACAAACTCGCAGGGCTGCTGGAGCAGAAGTATCCTGGCAAGGGCTATCAGGTGATGATGCTGAGCTATGGACACTCACGGCCTGCACCCATGGCGGCGCGACCGGCGAAAAACGTAGTCATCGCCAGTGTGGCGAATTTCCTGGGCAGGACTGGTCTGGTGGATCGCGGCTCGACACGGGGCGACACCTATCGTCAGCAGTGGGATGCCTGGACGAAGGTCACCTCCGAGCTCCTGTGGCGGCCCAACACCGGGAGCCCTGCCGGTTGGCAGCAGGGACTGCCGGACCTTTCGCTGCAACAGACTGTGAGCGATCTCAAGTCCGTGGCAGCGGCAGGCTGCAAAGGCATCTTCATCGATGGCGTGTGGGAGCACTGGGCCACCATGGGACCGCAGTACTATGTGATGGGGCAGTTGGTGTGGAATCCATCCCTGGATGCCGAGATTCTCTGGCAGGACTATTATAGTCGCGCATTCGGTCCTGCGGCGTCGCAGGTGCGAGCTTACTACGAAGGAATCGAGAAGGCACGCATGGTTTTTACAGCGGAGAATCTGGAGGCGGATGTGTTTGAGTTTCCGAAGCTGTACACGCCGGAGCTGCTGCATGCGTCACAGACCAAGCTTGATGCGGCGAAGGCAGCTGCCAGCTCTGGCGATGAGGTATATCAGAAGCGGGTGGCGTTTGTGCAGGCGGGACTCACGTACACAACGCTCACCATGGAGAACATCCGCCTCATGGAAGGCTATTGGAAGAAGAAAGACCCAGCCGTGGCCGCGAAGGTGTTGGAGAACTGGAAGGAAGTGGAGCGGGTGATTGCGGCACATCCTCATGCCATCAATGGCGGTCCAGTGCGGGCGCAGACGCCCCGCATGGCGGGGTTGCATCCTGAGTTCCCCATCACCAAGAAAAAGAAAACTGTGAAGAAAGTGGTGGATGATCTGGATGCGAACTAG
- a CDS encoding diflavin oxidoreductase — protein MSTVAPKSPYNVKNPFIAHLKRAYDLTGAGAAKNTRHYEIDLSGSGMEYLPGDSLAVMPTNDPKLVDALLNQLKLSGSEEVINPKGGTMSLRQALTEVYSITEVDGKLIRSVAEKAGNSDLAALATPEKKEDLKNYLWGKDVLDVVAENPGASFDAAEIAGLLRKLVVRLYSISSSLRACPEQVHLTVATVRYESHGRQRGGVCSTFLADRVDETTPLPTFIKSGAGFRLPEPTDETPIIMVGPGTGIAPFRSFVQERKATGAKGKSWLFFGEINCSSCFFYKDEWDNYLADGTLSKLDTAFSRDQEKKLYVQHRMLDHGKDLYDWLEQGAIFYVCGDASRMAVDVDNALRQIVAKEGGKSPDEVNAYMENLKASKRYRRDVY, from the coding sequence ATGAGCACCGTCGCCCCTAAGTCGCCCTACAACGTCAAGAACCCCTTCATCGCGCATCTCAAGCGCGCGTACGACCTGACCGGCGCTGGCGCGGCCAAGAACACCCGGCACTACGAGATCGATCTCTCCGGCAGCGGCATGGAATACCTGCCCGGCGACTCCCTCGCGGTGATGCCGACGAATGACCCGAAGCTCGTGGATGCGCTGCTCAACCAGCTCAAGCTCTCCGGCTCCGAAGAAGTGATCAATCCCAAGGGTGGCACCATGAGCCTGCGCCAGGCGCTGACCGAGGTGTACTCCATCACCGAAGTGGACGGCAAGCTCATCCGCTCCGTCGCCGAGAAAGCTGGTAACAGCGACCTCGCCGCCCTCGCCACCCCCGAGAAAAAGGAAGACCTCAAAAATTACCTGTGGGGCAAGGACGTGCTGGATGTTGTCGCCGAGAACCCCGGCGCAAGCTTCGATGCGGCTGAAATCGCTGGCCTTTTGCGCAAGCTGGTGGTGCGCCTCTACTCCATCTCTTCCAGCCTCCGTGCGTGCCCGGAACAAGTGCACCTGACCGTGGCCACCGTGCGCTACGAGAGCCACGGCCGCCAGCGTGGTGGCGTGTGCTCCACCTTCCTCGCGGATCGCGTGGATGAGACCACTCCTCTTCCGACTTTCATCAAGTCCGGCGCTGGCTTCCGCCTGCCCGAGCCCACGGACGAGACCCCCATCATCATGGTGGGACCTGGCACCGGCATCGCTCCCTTCCGTTCCTTCGTGCAGGAGCGCAAGGCCACCGGCGCGAAGGGCAAGTCCTGGCTCTTCTTCGGTGAAATCAACTGCAGTTCCTGCTTCTTCTACAAGGACGAGTGGGACAACTACCTCGCCGATGGCACCCTGAGCAAGCTCGACACCGCCTTCTCCCGCGACCAGGAGAAGAAGCTGTATGTGCAGCATCGCATGCTGGACCACGGCAAGGATCTCTATGACTGGCTCGAGCAGGGCGCCATCTTCTACGTGTGCGGTGATGCGTCGCGCATGGCCGTGGATGTGGACAATGCGCTCCGCCAGATCGTGGCCAAGGAAGGCGGCAAGTCCCCTGATGAAGTGAATGCGTATATGGAAAACCTGAAGGCCTCCAAGCGCTACCGTCGCGACGTGTATTAA
- a CDS encoding PA0069 family radical SAM protein, protein MDPTAQPPTRPRGRGAGENPDQRFSQLHVTYEEGEAPAKVKTKFFIDHSQSVISKNDSPDIGFSISLNPYRGCEHGCAYCYARPTHEYLGFSAGLDFESRIMVKQDAPELLRAALAKPSYKPSTMALSGVTDCYQPVEKKLRITRRCLEVLAECRHPVSIITKNHLVVRDLDLLKELAKYQAVVVFFSITSLDPKLAHILEPRASAPQQRLEAMRTLHEAGIPVGVSSAPMIPAINDHEMPAILEAAAKCGAAGAAYTVVRLPFSVKEVFASWLDEYFPDRKEKVLGRIRECQGETLAHRDFGTRMHGEGVWAEQIEQVFRVSKIRSGIAARKIPKMSSASFRRPAMGGQMELGI, encoded by the coding sequence ATGGATCCGACTGCCCAGCCTCCCACTCGCCCGCGTGGTCGCGGGGCAGGGGAGAATCCGGACCAGCGCTTTTCCCAGCTGCACGTGACGTATGAGGAGGGCGAGGCACCGGCGAAGGTGAAGACGAAGTTCTTCATCGATCATTCCCAGTCGGTCATTTCCAAGAACGACAGTCCAGACATTGGATTTTCCATCAGCCTCAATCCGTATCGAGGCTGCGAACATGGATGTGCTTATTGCTATGCGAGACCTACTCACGAGTACTTGGGCTTCAGCGCGGGATTGGACTTCGAGTCGCGCATCATGGTGAAGCAGGATGCGCCGGAGCTCCTGCGTGCCGCGTTGGCCAAGCCTTCCTACAAGCCGTCCACCATGGCATTGAGTGGAGTGACGGATTGCTACCAGCCGGTCGAAAAGAAACTGCGCATCACCCGGCGATGTCTGGAGGTGCTGGCGGAGTGCCGGCATCCAGTGTCCATCATCACGAAGAACCATCTTGTGGTCCGTGACCTCGATCTGCTGAAGGAACTCGCCAAGTACCAGGCGGTGGTGGTGTTCTTCTCCATCACTTCGCTCGACCCGAAGCTGGCTCATATACTCGAGCCGCGGGCCTCTGCACCACAGCAGCGATTGGAGGCGATGCGCACGCTGCATGAGGCGGGCATCCCGGTGGGAGTGTCATCCGCGCCGATGATTCCGGCGATCAATGATCACGAGATGCCGGCCATCCTGGAGGCAGCGGCGAAGTGTGGCGCGGCGGGTGCGGCGTACACGGTGGTGCGCCTGCCCTTTTCGGTGAAGGAGGTCTTTGCCTCGTGGCTGGATGAGTATTTCCCGGACCGAAAGGAGAAGGTGCTGGGCCGCATCCGTGAGTGCCAGGGAGAGACCTTGGCGCATCGCGACTTTGGGACGCGCATGCATGGCGAAGGTGTGTGGGCGGAGCAGATCGAGCAGGTGTTTCGTGTGAGCAAGATTCGCAGCGGCATTGCAGCGCGGAAGATTCCGAAGATGAGCAGCGCTTCGTTTCGGAGGCCTGCGATGGGTGGGCAGATGGAGTTGGGGATCTAG